A stretch of Fusarium poae strain DAOMC 252244 chromosome 2, whole genome shotgun sequence DNA encodes these proteins:
- a CDS encoding hypothetical protein (BUSCO:50799at5125) encodes MGNENGRRLSKRLAAAAATDYEYDDDFAFVRKSKRIKTDKTDEPKPEVVLEPKAEPVKKPTNGRPAAKQHAVKAPTTNGTIVEEEPPEKEMNTMTQPTTRKSSRQKASVNASVGREINVTKRPSTRRSTRRSGEAQGEEAPQPAPASIPEPEPEAAPTSHVNEASKKRGSRAKPPRPPPDWDKSPQRKPPVQSATIALPMSDTPIINRNKEMRKKGGNSNRRSSLGNRGRRASSLIESGQTAIPHREVNPADFYKHIEAEGLTEPRRMRQLLTWCGERALAKKPPHGAPNSNAILGARAIQDKLLKDFAARSEFSDWFNREDDAPKVPVVLRPNPRNMELDEKLAKLVIDIKRLQDEKKAWQAIRKPPPEQPPLFSEGETGRIVLPDFDLLDPDEGKIRGFLADETASFDAVRSEAESRLRTIQSSLEFQVDQLADNVHRLEQRVLVAGKEADKVLSVSGLRLRQREEREKASAGTRDMPVIEVLRSLGNILPKGGG; translated from the coding sequence ATGGGCAACGAGAACGGGCGACGGTTGAGCAAGCGTCTCGCTGCAGCGGCGGCGACAGATTATGAGTACGACGACGACTTCGCATTTGTGCGAAAATCGAAGAGAATTAAGACGGACAAGACAGATGAACCGAAGCCGGAAGTAGTGCTAGAGCCAAAGGCAGAGCCAGTGAAGAAGCCTACAAATGGACGACCTGCGGCGAAGCAACACGCTGTTAAGGCACCGACGACTAATGGAACGATTGTGGAAGAGGAGCCACCCGAGAAAGAAATGAACACGATGACACAGCCCACGACGAGGAAGAGCAGCAGACAAAAAGCGAGTGTCAACGCGTCGGTTGGGCGAGAAATCAACGTCACTAAGAGACCATCAACCAGGAGGAGCACGAGACGATCTGGGGAAGCACAGGGGGAAGAAGCTCCtcaaccagcaccagcatccATACCAGAACCCGAGCCTGAAGCAGCGCCAACTTCCCATGTCAATGAAGCGTCTAAGAAACGCGGATCCCGCGCAAAACCTCCTAGACCGCCTCCAGACTGGGATAAATCGCCGCAACGCAAACCGCCTGTGCAGTCAGCCACAATTGCTCTGCCTATGAGCGATACGCCCATCATTAACAGAAACAAGGAGATGCGGAAGAAGGGGGGCAATAGCAACAGGCGGAGCAGCTTGGGTAATCGCGGAAGAAGGGCGAGCTCTTTGATCGAGAGCGGCCAAACAGCAATACCCCACAGAGAAGTCAATCCGGCGGATTTCTACAAACATATTGAAGCCGAAGGCTTGACAGAGCCTCGGCGTATGAGACAACTGTTAACCTGGTGTGGCGAGCGCGCTCTGGCAAAGAAGCCTCCTCATGGCGCACCGAATTCTAATGCTATTTTGGGTGCTCGTGCTATTCAAGACAAACTGCTAAAAGACTTTGCGGCTCGATCTGAGTTTTCGGACTGGTTTAATCGAGAGGATGACGCGCCAAAAGTTCCTGTAGTGTTGAGGCCCAACCCCAGAAACATGGAGTTGGACGAGAAACTGGCCAAACTGGTAATCGACATCAAAAGATTacaagatgagaagaaggcatGGCAAGCAATACGAAAACCACCGCCTGAGCAACCGCCTCTCTTCTCCGAAGGCGAGACTGGGCGTATTGTTCTACCAGACTTTGATCTATTAGATCCCGACGAAGGCAAGATCAGGGGATTCCTGGCAGACGAGACAGCATCATTCGATGCTGTTCGGTCTGAGGCAGAATCAAGGTTGCGGACTATTCAGTCGTCACTCGAGTTTCAGGTCGACCAACTTGCCGACAACGTTCACAGGCTCGAGCAGCGGGTTCTGGTTGCGGGCAAAGAAGCGGATAAGGTCCTTAGTGTCAGTGGCCTACGACTTCGACAACGTGAGGAGCGGGAGAAGGCGAGCGCAGGAACAAGGGACATGCCAGTCATCGAGGTTTTAAGGAGCCTAGGGAATATTTTACCTAAAGGAGGCGGGTAA